A single genomic interval of Mustela nigripes isolate SB6536 chromosome 7, MUSNIG.SB6536, whole genome shotgun sequence harbors:
- the LOC132022170 gene encoding protein S100-A10-like, with product MPSQMEHAMETMMFTFRKFAGDKGYLTKEDLRVLMEKEFPGFLENQKDPLAVDKIMKDLDQCRDGKVGFQSFFSLIVGLTIACNDFFVVHMKQKERNRRF from the coding sequence ATGCCGTCTCAAATGGAACATGCCATGGAAACCATGATGTTCACGTTTCGCAAGTTTGCTGGTGATAAAGGCTACTTAACAAAGGAGGACCTGCGAGTACTCATGGAAAAGGAGTTCCCTGGATTTTTGGAAAATCAGAAAGACCCTCTGGCCGTGGACAAAATAATGAAGGACCTCGACCAGTGCCGAGATGGCAAAGTGGGCTTCCAGAGCTTCTTCTCACTAATTGTAGGGCTCACCATTGCATGCAATGACTTTTTTGTAGTACacatgaagcagaaggaaagaaataggcGATTTTGA